A region of the Hylaeus volcanicus isolate JK05 chromosome 5, UHH_iyHylVolc1.0_haploid, whole genome shotgun sequence genome:
AACTTACATGATGTCATCCAGGTTCTTATTTTCTGGCAACGTGtctttatacattaaaaaatatttgttcataatttcatgttttaattTGCTCTTTTCATCGTGCATCGCTATATACGGATAATATTCTACTAACTCGTtaactttttgcgatttgtcttTCAAATGCGATGCTATTAACGATATGATCATTGAACTATCGTTTAGAGGTTGATAGCCAGATTCTACTTGTGTTAAAAGTATTGGTACTTTTTTGTAAGATGACCATGATATCTCTTTACGTAATACCGGATCTACTTCCACAACATCGTAAGATAGACCATAGTAATCCAAGAAAACTCTGAcctagaatattttatttatcaattttattttatcaaatctACTAATTACGGATACTTCACCTTACAACAGAAGGGGCATGTTTGATATTGAAAAAGGGTCAGCTTTAATCCACTCGAATCGGTTGGTGAAATTAtctaaaataagaataaattattaaatcaacCGTGTTATACGATAAAACACCTTTCTGATTTAAAAcgtattacattattaaaattctatagtTTTATGTTTAacgaatttgaattattcctTTTTACAGTCGTTGTATcctattataaaattataaatgaattcggCAAACCTGTCTTGAAACTGGTACCGATGGTTTTTCTTTTAGCACTTTGATTTTATATTCCTTTCCATCGAGATGATAAGTTTTCGATTTCTGTATATCCGAATACCACGAGTAACCTGCTGTAACAAGGACTCCGACAGAAATTCCCAATAAACTTGtcttaaatattgtttttgttgTCGAGGACTGCCGAGTAGCCGACGAAAAACTTTCATTTCGTCTTGGGCACATTTGAAAAACATTATCgaaagatttgaaattttttggCAATTTCGATAATTTGATTAGTACAGACATCGTAAAGACTCGTTGACTATTGCATgcacactttgaaataaattaatcacgTTAGAGAACGTGTTGTtgttacacaaatatttttgtaagcaTAACACTTTAGTGACATAACAGTTCGAAATTTGTCGAAAGGTTATATGAGGTTATGTTCAAGCGTTTACGTCGAAAAGTTTCAGAATGTTTCATTCATGTTTATAAATGcgttattaaacaaatttaatagcTTTTAACTAATATTATCAGCACAGTATCGAAACATTCAACATTTATCAATGTTTGTCATAGAtcgtaaaatagaaaattacgaTTTGTGGGTGAAATAAAATccaaaatatctttattataattatgaatatatatacatatatagatatgtaGATCAC
Encoded here:
- the LOC128877185 gene encoding prostaglandin E synthase 2, which translates into the protein MSVLIKLSKLPKNFKSFDNVFQMCPRRNESFSSATRQSSTTKTIFKTSLLGISVGVLVTAGYSWYSDIQKSKTYHLDGKEYKIKVLKEKPSVPVSRQIISPTDSSGLKLTLFQYQTCPFCCKVRVFLDYYGLSYDVVEVDPVLRKEISWSSYKKVPILLTQVESGYQPLNDSSMIISLIASHLKDKSQKVNELVEYYPYIAMHDEKSKLKHEIMNKYFLMYKDTLPENKNLDDIINERKWRKWADDELVHTLSPNVYRTLDEAYNTFNWFSEVGRWEEYFPTWERLIMINVGAIAMWMISKRLKRRHDLKDDVRQSLYDEVNKWLRAIKKRGGKFMGGEKPNLSDLAVYGILKSIEGCNAFKDVLSNTKLETWYNAMMKEVDAHSGSKYLAN